The Argentina anserina chromosome 3, drPotAnse1.1, whole genome shotgun sequence genome includes a region encoding these proteins:
- the LOC126788296 gene encoding uncharacterized protein LOC126788296 translates to MSRNRRTTDDIFPPKKRPCTSLSVKRATSLVSLPSNTGGSEMMPQLEAASALVSLNGASFPAQEGQNVVLSSEEYDQALKERGLALNELDNLRAELKKVQDNRSKDLAEFELGKKVLEAEKKGINERADKDFINFASELKYIVKQLCQREADLEKTSQERDSYRSSLELGKKEWEDEKKALDEKLDKEINKFASEVKDVLKNLCKSEAELEKTSQERDSYRNNLESGKKEWEDEKKALTERFNEEINNFGVELKEAQGSLFKCEVELEKTSQERDSYRNNLELGNKEWEDEKKVLIQSHNDDRNMYESKNKYLTVSLDYLVIKLAKEKGAMKEEEGVDYLEAFLGDTKEFDEVMCAYNVMKEMEEKMAKRAQES, encoded by the exons atgagTCGTAATCGTCGAACAACCGACGACATTTTCCCTCCTAAGAAGCGTCCTTGTACATCTCTG TCTGTAAAGAGGGCTACCTCTTTAGTGAGTCTTCCAAGCAACACTGGTGGGTCTGAGATGATGCCCCAACTTGAAGCCGCAAGTGCTTTGGTTAGTCTG AATGGTGCCAGTTTTCCTGCTCAGGAGGGCCAGAATGTGGTCCTTAGTAGCGAAGAGTATGATCAAGCTTTGAAGGAGCGAGGTTTGGCCTTGAACGAGCTTGACAATTTGAGAGCAGAGCTAAAGAAGGTGCAAGATAACAGGTCAAAGGATCTGGCTGAGTTTGAGTTGGGGAAGAAAGTGTTGGAAGCTGAGAAAAAAGGTATAAATGAGAGAGCTGATAAGGATTTTATTAACTTTGCATCGGAGCTAAAATATATCGTGAAGCAGTTGTGCCAGAGGGAGGCTGATTTGGAGAAGACTTCCCAGGAACGGGATAGTTACCGAAGCAGCTTGGAATTAGGAAAGAAGGAGTGGGAGGATGAAAAGAAAGCATTGGATGAGAAACTTGACAAAGAGATTAATAAGTTTGCATCAGAGGTAAAAGATGTCCTGAAAAACTTGTGCAAGAGTGAGGCTGAGTTGGAGAAGACTTCCCAAGAACGGGATAGCTATCGAAACAACTTGGAATCGGGGAAGAAGGAGTGGGAGGATGAAAAGAAAGCTTTGACTGAGAGATTTAATGAGGAAATTAATAACTTCGGAGTAGAGCTTAAGGAGGCCCAGGGAAGCTTGTTTAAGTGCGAGGTTGAGTTGGAGAAGACTTCTCAGGAACGGGATAGCTACCGAAACAACTTGGAATTGGGGAACAAGGAGTGGGAGGATGAAAAGAAAGTTTTGATTCAGAGCCATAATGACGACCGAAACATGTACGAATCAAAAAACAAGTATTTAACAGTTTCGTTGGATTACCTGGTGATTAAGCTTGCCAAAGAGAAGGGTGCAATGAAAGAGGAAGAGGGGGTTGATTATCTGGAAGCGTTTCTAGGGGACACCAAAGAGTTTGACGAAGTTATGTGTGCTTACAATGTAATGAAGGAGATGGAAGAGAAAATggccaagagggctcaagaatCCTGA
- the LOC126788293 gene encoding flavonoid 3'-monooxygenase CYP75B137-like: protein MESDSGSIKSSGGTWGVVVTLSLVVLWYARLYLYRRPNSNSRLPTGPRGLPLVGNLLSLHPDLHSYFAGLAHTYGPIYKLRLGTKLAVVITSPSLAREVLRDHDVIFANRDIPAAGRAATYGGADIAWRPYGAEWRMLRRVCVVNMLSKATLDSVQDLRRKQVRKMVGFFYGRVGSRVNVGEQIFLNTMHVVTDMLWGGTVQEEAAGEGREFREVISELTGLLGKPNVSDFYPGLARFDLQGVVKQMDGIVKRFDEIFERVIDQRLRMMKEGIKEKEGSTDFLSFLLRLKDEGDSKTPLTIIHIKALFMDMITAGTDTSSNTIEFAISEVMNKPEVLEKINQELEAVVGKENIVEESHIHKLPYLYAVMKETLRLHPVVPLLIPHCPSETCTVGGYTIPKGSQIFVNVWAIHRDSSSWENPLEFDPTRFLDSEWDYTGNDFRYFPFGSGRRICAGIAMAERMVMHALATLLHSFDWKMPQGEELDLSEKFGIVLKKKMPLVAIPTPRLSDPALYI, encoded by the exons ATGGAATCCGATTCCGGAAGCATCAAAAGCAGCGGCGGAACTTGGGGCGTGGTTGTCACGCTCTCCCTCGTTGTTCTCTGGTACGCGCGGCTCTACCTCTACAGGAGACCAAATTCAAACTCGCGTCTCCCGACAGGTCCCCGCGGGCTCCCATTGGTCGGGAACCTTCTCTCCTTACACCCGGACCTCCACTCCTACTTCGCGGGCCTGGCCCACACCTACGGCCCAATCTACAAGCTCCGCCTCGGCACCAAGCTCGCCGTCGTCATCACCTCCCCCTCCCTCGCCCGCGAGGTTCTCAGGGACCATGACGTCATATTCGCTAACCGCGACATCCCCGCCGCGGGACGGGCGGCCACGTACGGCGGAGCCGACATTGCGTGGAGACCTTACGGCGCGGAGTGGCGGATGCTGCGGAGGGTCTGCGTCGTCAATATGCTCAGCAAGGCCACGCTGGACTCGGTCCAGGACCTCCGCCGCAAGCAGGTGAGAAAAATGGTCGGGTTCTTCTacggtcgggtcgggtcgcgGGTGAACGTCGGCGAGCAGATATTTCTGAACACGATGCACGTGGTGACCGACATGCTGTGGGGAGGGACGGTGCAGGAGGAGGCAGCCGGGGAGGGGAGGGAGTTCCGGGAAGTGATTTCGGAGCTGACGGGGCTGCTGGGAAAGCCCAACGTTTCGGACTTTTATCCGGGTTTGGCCCGGTTTGACTTACAAGGCGTGGTCAAGCAGATGGACGGCATAGTGAAGAGGTTTGACGAAATATTCGAGAGAGTGATAGATCAACGGCTGAGGATGATGAAGGAAGGCATTAAGGAGAAGGAGGGGAGTACAGATTTTTTGTCCTTTTTACTGAGGTTAAAAGACGAGGGAGATTCCAAGACGCCCCTTACCATAATACACATCAAAGCCTTGTTTATG GATATGATTACGGCTGGGACGGATACATCCTCAAATACAATCGAATTTGCAATATCAGAAGTCATGAACAAACCAGAAGTGTTGGAAAAAATCAATCAAGAATTAGAAGCTGTTGTTGGCAAAGAAAACATTGTAGAAGAGTCTCACATTCACAAACTACCTTACTTATATGCTgtgatgaaagaaacactgCGCTTGCACCCAGTTGTGCCTCTATTAATCCCACATTGCCCAAGTGAGACATGCACCGTGGGAGGTTATACTATTCCGAAGGGGTCTCAGATTTTTGTTAATGTATGGGCTATACATAGGGACTCTTCCAGTTGGGAAAACCCATTGGAGTTTGATCCAACTAGATTCTTGGACAGTGAATGGGATTATACTGGGAATGACTTCAGGTATTTTCCTTTTGGGTCTGGGAGAAGAATATGTGCAGGGATAGCAATGGCTGAAAGGATGGTGATGCATGCGCTTGCTACACTGCTGCATTCTTTTGATTGGAAAATGCCACAGGGAGAGGAATTGGATCTTTCTGAGAAGTTTGGTATAGTATTGAAAAAGAAGATGCCTTTGGTTGCCATTCCAACTCCAAGGTTATCAGATCCAGCCCTCTATATATAA
- the LOC126787429 gene encoding tubby-like F-box protein 3: MSPYSHCVSCWTLGKANKSVVKDMKGKFGSVSRRGRLGYEMISRSQQSCWVHLPPELLREVLMRIEASEDTWLPRRNVVTCAGVCKNWREIMKELVKSPEVSGKLTFPISLKQPGPKDSIFQCYIKRSRTMLNHTYYLYLSLNDASTDNGKFLLAAKKCRRATCTDYIISSNPKDVSEANSAFVGKLRSNFLGNTFTVYDSQPADTECRSTKVPAGNNSVAHIAYELHVMGSNVSRRLQCVMDAIPASAVKPAQIEFVDINLNSMPSLPIFRSKPGQESEQCQNEGMLVLKNKAPRWHEQLQCWCLNFNERVTGGSVMNFQLVASPEEGITDDAENENVILEFGKVGEDLYTMDYQYPISAFQAFAICLSSFDTNIACE, from the exons ATGTCGCCTTAT TCTCATTGCGTCTCATGCTGGACCTTGGGAAAAGCGAACAAAAGCGTGGTAAAA GACATGAAAGGCAAGTTCGGTAGCGTTTCGAGGAGAGGGAGACTTGGGTACGAGATGATATCGAGGTCTCAACAGAGTTGTTGGGTTCACTTACCGCCGGAGCTTTTAAGGGAAGTGTTGATGAGAATTGAGGCGTCGGAAGATACATGGCTTCCGAGGAGAAATGTGGTTACTTGTGCTGGTGTGTGTAAGAATTGGAGGGAGATTATGAAAGAGCTCGTGAAATCCCCAGAAGTTTCGGGCAAGCTGACGTTCCCTATTTCGTTGAAGCAGCCAGGTCCCAAGGACTCCATTTTCCAGTGTTATATAAAGCGGAGTCGCACCATGCTAAACCACACGTATTATCTTTATTTGAGCTTAAACGATGCTTCAACTGATAATGGCAAGTTTCTTCTTGCTGCCAAAAAGTGTAGACGCGCAACATGCACGGACTACATCATCTCCTCAAACCCTAAAGATGTATCTGAAGCGAACAGTGCCTTCGTTGGGAAGCTGAGATCAAATTTTCTAGGCAACACATTTACGGTTTACGATTCTCAACCAGCCGATACCGAATGTCGTTCCACCAAAGTTCCTGCTGGCAACAATTCTGTGGCTCACATTGCTTACGAGCTGCACGTCATGGGTTCCAATGTATCAAGGAGATTGCAATGTGTAATGGACGCAATCCCTGCCAGTGCTGTTAAGCCTGCGCAGATTGAATTTGTTGATATCAATTTAAATAGTATGCCATCTCTCCCTATCTTCCGATCAAAGCCAGGTCAAGAGAGTGAGCAATGTCAGAATGAAGGTATGCTAGTATTAAAGAACAAGGCACCTAGGTGGCACGAACAACTCCAGTGCTGGTGTTTGAACTTCAACGAACGAGTAACCGGTGGTTCAGTTATGAATTTTCAGCTGGTTGCTTCTCCAGAGGAGGGAATTACTGATGACGCTGAGAATGAGAATGTCATTCTTGAGTTTGGAAAAGTAGGCGAAGATTTATACACAATGGATTACCAGTATCCAATCTCAGCCTTCCAAGCATTTGCTATTTGTCTTAGCAGCTTTGACACCAACATTGCTTGTGAATGA